One region of Armigeres subalbatus isolate Guangzhou_Male chromosome 3, GZ_Asu_2, whole genome shotgun sequence genomic DNA includes:
- the LOC134227469 gene encoding uncharacterized protein LOC134227469, whose protein sequence is MPETSRFDCQDCQEPNNIDDMVQCEGCGKWSHYGCVGFDDGQKEENWKCSRCVTKSTSDGAVGDPSVQTNVGNQQLSRSTVGSGAIGELARLNLELLEERKAFLLKEIELEQAAELERRKLQLEKEAWKARYEILNGRCETTGDEAATGGLGDWVNRLNQVAVSQNQLISAPASTVTVPIINSGTRLQHTAAGGVVPTPLTSLLPAVESFFSGEPVPVSQPSSTMAAQANLRQLYPPTSAYAVGQATSFMRDFQPGGGANRPESSTPVTTANWVDPVTGLTSSTQCLPPTISSEITRWEA, encoded by the coding sequence ATGCCGGAGACGAGTCGATTCGATTGTCAGGATTGTCAGGAGCCCAACAACATCGACGATATGGTGCAGTGCGAAGGATGCGGCAAGTGGTCACATTATGGATGTGTGGGTTTCGACGACGGGCAGAAGGAGGAAAACTGGAAGTGCTCCAGATGTGTAACCAAATCCACTTCCGACGGCGCCGTAGGAGATCCGAGCGTGCAAACCAATGTGGGAAACCAACAATTAAGCAGGTCCACAGTTGGATCGGGGGCGATCGGGGAGCTCGCCCGGCTTAATCTCGAACTGTTGGAGGAGCGAAAGGCATTCCTACTAAAGGAAATTGAATTGGAGCAGGCTGCTGAACTTGAACGTCGGAAGTTGCAGTTGGAAAAAGAAGCGTGGAAGGCTCGCTACGAAATCCTGAACGGAAGGTGTGAAACAACCGGCGATGAAGCGGCAACCGGTGGTCTTGGAGACTGGGTAAATCGACTGAACCAGGTCGCTGTCAGCCAGAATCAGCTAATTTCTGCGCCGGCGAGTACAGTGACGGTTCCAATCATAAATTCCGGAACGAGACTGCAGCATACCGCTGCTGGAGGAGTAGTTCCCACCCCGTTGACTTCGTTGCTACCAGCtgttgagtcgtttttcagcgGCGAACCAGTTCCAGTTTCTCAACCCTCTTCGACTATGGCGGCACAGGCGAATTTGCGACAATTGTACCCGCCGACGAGTGCATATGCAGTGGGGCAGGCAACGAGTTTTATGCGTGATTTCCAACCTGGAGGAGGAGCAAATCGTCCGGAATCATCGACGCCGGTCACGACAGCCAATTGGGTCGATCCAGTGACGGGACTTACTAGCTCCACCCAGTGTCTTCCGCCAACCATCAGCTCGGAAATCACCCGATGGGAAGCGTAA